From a region of the Bacteroidales bacterium genome:
- a CDS encoding aminopeptidase P N-terminal domain-containing protein, which yields MRYSQIPNKLFIKNRKKLIDKITDEGIVIINSNDQMPRNGDQFFKYRQNSDFFYLTGIEQEKSILIINPFAKKKGDKEVLFIIKASKNLEIWEGHKLTKKEAGKISGIKNVRFISEFEDFLKDLLLGINVIFLNNNEYSKFDTPVPYKDIRFIKELKSKYPLHSFKRLAPVLTRLRLQKEPEEIELMQKACDITSNAFLKVLKMIKPGIKEYEIEAEITKEFIKKGANGHAYEPIIASGKNNCVLHYVSNDKICKDGDLILMDFGAEYANYSADTTRTVPVNGKFSKRQQEVYEAVLRVMRKATKLMVQGTTINKLNEIVNKYIEEELVSLNLANEKDIKNKDKKDTVRMKYFMHGTSHFMGLDVHDVGSKDTIFKPGMVLSCEPGIYIEEEGFGIRLENDILITDNEPVDLLANEPIEPNEIEELMMQKAGN from the coding sequence ATGCGATACTCTCAAATTCCAAATAAGCTTTTTATTAAAAACAGGAAAAAACTTATTGATAAAATTACAGATGAAGGAATTGTAATTATTAATTCGAATGACCAAATGCCTCGAAACGGAGACCAGTTTTTTAAGTACAGACAAAATTCCGATTTTTTTTATTTAACCGGTATTGAACAAGAAAAATCTATTTTAATAATTAATCCTTTCGCAAAAAAGAAAGGAGATAAAGAAGTTCTGTTTATAATTAAAGCAAGTAAGAATCTTGAAATTTGGGAAGGGCATAAATTGACAAAAAAAGAAGCAGGTAAAATTTCAGGAATTAAAAATGTGAGATTCATTTCAGAATTTGAAGATTTCCTTAAAGATTTATTGCTCGGTATAAATGTAATTTTTCTTAATAATAATGAATATTCGAAATTTGACACACCCGTACCGTATAAAGATATTCGTTTTATAAAAGAATTAAAAAGTAAATACCCCTTACATTCATTTAAACGGCTTGCTCCTGTTTTAACCCGACTAAGACTTCAAAAAGAACCCGAAGAAATTGAGTTAATGCAAAAGGCATGTGATATTACTTCAAATGCATTTCTTAAAGTGTTAAAAATGATTAAACCCGGAATCAAAGAATATGAAATTGAGGCAGAAATTACAAAAGAATTTATTAAAAAAGGTGCAAACGGGCATGCTTATGAACCGATAATTGCTTCCGGAAAAAACAATTGTGTTTTACACTATGTTTCAAATGATAAAATTTGTAAAGACGGTGATTTGATTTTAATGGACTTCGGTGCTGAATATGCGAACTATTCGGCTGATACAACCAGAACGGTTCCCGTTAACGGAAAATTCAGCAAACGCCAACAAGAAGTTTATGAGGCTGTGTTACGAGTAATGAGAAAAGCAACAAAACTTATGGTTCAAGGAACAACAATTAACAAACTAAATGAAATTGTAAATAAATATATTGAAGAAGAGTTAGTTAGTCTGAATTTAGCAAACGAAAAAGACATTAAAAATAAAGATAAGAAAGATACCGTAAGAATGAAATATTTCATGCACGGAACTTCTCATTTTATGGGATTAGACGTTCACGATGTCGGCTCAAAAGATACAATTTTTAAACCGGGAATGGTTTTAAGTTGCGAACCCGGAATTTATATTGAAGAAGAAGGTTTCGGAATTCGCTTAGAAAACGACATTTTAATTACGGACAATGAACCGGTTGATTTGCTTGCAAACGAGCCGATTGAACCGAATGAAATTGAAGAATTAATGATGCAAAAAGCGGGCAACTAA
- a CDS encoding succinate dehydrogenase cytochrome b subunit, whose amino-acid sequence MSNFIKSSVGKKLILSLSGLFLIMFLLVHLTANLFLLGGSEPFNAVTHFMDTNPIIQIMQPVLALGFFIHILYSVIIQIQNWKATPVKYNKVNQKESSKWSSRNMIWLGLFIFAFLTIHIWNYFYVMKFEAETMAVTSEGIHNAYQLVANLFTDASYGYIYSGIYIIGFIALGLHLNHAFWSAFQTIGWSNDIWRKRLSFIGSLYSVLIAVGFSIIPLYFLFIK is encoded by the coding sequence ATGAGCAATTTTATAAAATCTTCCGTAGGGAAGAAACTAATTTTAAGCTTATCAGGACTGTTTTTAATTATGTTCCTGTTGGTACATTTAACTGCAAATTTATTTTTGCTCGGAGGTTCCGAACCTTTTAATGCCGTTACACATTTTATGGACACAAATCCGATAATTCAAATTATGCAACCTGTACTTGCTCTCGGATTTTTTATTCATATTTTATACAGTGTGATTATACAAATCCAAAACTGGAAAGCAACACCTGTTAAATATAACAAAGTGAATCAAAAAGAAAGCAGCAAATGGTCTTCAAGAAATATGATTTGGTTGGGCTTATTTATTTTTGCTTTTTTGACAATTCATATTTGGAATTACTTTTATGTAATGAAATTTGAGGCAGAAACAATGGCTGTAACTTCAGAAGGAATTCATAATGCATATCAGCTGGTTGCAAATTTATTTACCGATGCTTCTTACGGTTATATTTATTCCGGCATTTATATTATCGGGTTTATTGCTTTAGGACTACATCTGAACCATGCATTTTGGTCAGCTTTTCAAACAATAGGTTGGAGTAATGATATTTGGAGAAAACGGTTAAGTTTTATCGGAAGTTTATATTCGGTATTAATTGCCGTAGGTTTTTCAATAATACCGTTATATTTTCTTTTTATAAAATAA